Below is a window of Bacteroidota bacterium DNA.
GAAAATGTTCTTTGAGCCGCTATGTAAGAAAGCCCAACAAAGCTTCCCCACTCGTTCATGGCATCGAGCTGGTAAGCGGCGCTCATCATTTTGTGAAAAGACATGGCGCTCACATCGATCGACTTCATATAAAAATCATAATTCAGCCCGGCGTAAGGAATATTTTTCCGGATGTTTGGCGACATGCCAATGGAATGCAGCACAAAATCTATTTTGCCACCGAGCGTTTCCATTGATTGCTGAAAAAGATTTTTCAGCTCGTCCATATTCGTTGCATCGGCAGGAATTATTTTCGATCCGCATTGTTCAGCAAGTTTGTTGATCTCGCCCATGCGCATGGCTATTGGCGCATTCGTGAGTGTGAATGTTGCGCCTTCCGCGTGTGCGCGTTCCGCAACTTTCCACGCGATGGAATTCGAATCGAGTGCACCCGAGATGATTCCGCGTTTTCCTTTGAGCAGGTTGTAGGCCATTTTTATTTTATTTGGAAGTGTAAAGTGTAAAGATAGAAACGTGAACGGAACATGGACATCTGAAGAAAAAATAACTTTATCTTTTAATTATGATTCCGGGAAGAATGAAATTGGTATTCTTTATTTTTTCATGCGGGGTGGCGAGTAAAATATTGCGATTTTTTTGGAGGGAAAATCAGGATGAATATTATTTATTTTCGTTGAATGAGAAAAGTTGAAATTCCACCTGAACTTTTAAAGGATCCTCCGCGTGATATTAATGTGGCCGGCACTAAATTCCATTTCCCTTCCGCATTCACTTATATCATTGTTATTCTATTTTTTACTTTCTACGTAATTTTCAGAACCTCATTCTCAGCGCAGAGATATACAAAAAATGACACCGAGGTTTTGATTGGTATTACAGTCGTTATTTTACTGATCTATATTTCTTCAAGATCCATTCAACTCAAAAAATATTACCGCGACGGCCATCTTTTCATTGGAAGAATTACAGCTATAAAAGATGCTTCCATTGCTAAACAAATTTTCATGCCACGCACCAGCCATCATGATTGTCGGGTTTTTATCATCTTCTCAACAAATGAAGGAATTCATTTCAGAGGCGAGATCGATCTTCATAACCGGAATGAACATTTGAAATCCGGGGATGAAGTTGCCGTTCTTTATTGTAAGGATGCGAGCAACCGTTTCGCAGTTTATGCACAAGAACTTCCTTTTACTCTTGGAAAAATTGTTGCAGAGAATCCGGCTCATCAAACTGAAAACGGGTAATTGACTTTTCTTATCGGTTGAATTT
It encodes the following:
- a CDS encoding SDR family oxidoreductase; this encodes MAYNLLKGKRGIISGALDSNSIAWKVAERAHAEGATFTLTNAPIAMRMGEINKLAEQCGSKIIPADATNMDELKNLFQQSMETLGGKIDFVLHSIGMSPNIRKNIPYAGLNYDFYMKSIDVSAMSFHKMMSAAYQLDAMNEWGSFVGLSYIAAQRTFSFYSDMADAKAMLESIGRSFGYHYGKSKKVRVNTVSQSPTKTTAGGGIKGFEDFFGYAEKLSPLGNASAEDCANFCVMLFSDMTKMVTMQNLYHDGGFSMTGVSTEVMEIVAGNSKQ